A portion of the Kineosporia corallincola genome contains these proteins:
- a CDS encoding SpoIIE family protein phosphatase yields the protein MSDETRMTFDRYTQLVGDILGVPAAIVSILGEHGQTFPGAFGLPEPWQTQRWTPLVHSVCLLVVQNEAPVAVPDARLDDRTSHNPSISELHLVAYLGVPLRSQGEVVGAMCAIDDSPREWTDRDTHLLTGLAAACSAELTLRASRAQARARQQEAESARNIAERDGHDARVAQQRSERRRQAVQESERHSRLLLSMSESLTATTTVDSVIEVVQHAAISYLGATTARFELDGFPLLIDAGTDDGQRSLPVPLSGGLPGHLTLSWATPEEARRWIGSNGTVNRIEETVAALAHYASTALDRAILLQERRSAAATLQHAMLTTLPTRPDMELEARYVPAASANQVGGDWYDAVVIEDPAGTAAETPVEALVEAPAEIPAEALAVVIGDVAGHDIEAAATMGQVRSILRGLLVDSPRPPAQMIGRLDAALARLGMPTASSLVLAVLHRHPDDPQAYRLSWANAGHPHPLLVRANGDAELLTGEPDLLLGIPYEMSRSTRHVDLWPGDTLILYTDGLVQRHGRRLAEGQERLMESAAAHHLLPLGESLDNVLQDLITNAPDDDCAVLAVRLLPF from the coding sequence ATGAGTGACGAGACCCGGATGACGTTCGACCGGTACACCCAGCTGGTCGGCGACATTCTGGGGGTTCCCGCCGCCATCGTGTCGATCCTCGGCGAACACGGGCAGACCTTCCCCGGGGCCTTCGGCCTGCCCGAACCCTGGCAGACCCAGCGCTGGACCCCTCTGGTCCATTCCGTCTGCCTGCTCGTGGTGCAGAACGAGGCCCCGGTGGCCGTGCCGGACGCCCGCCTGGACGACCGCACCAGCCACAACCCGTCGATCAGCGAACTGCACCTGGTGGCCTACCTCGGCGTGCCGCTGCGCAGCCAGGGCGAGGTGGTCGGCGCCATGTGCGCCATCGACGACAGCCCTCGGGAATGGACCGACCGCGACACCCACCTGCTGACCGGCCTGGCCGCCGCCTGCTCGGCCGAACTGACCCTGCGCGCCTCCCGGGCCCAGGCCCGGGCCCGGCAGCAGGAGGCCGAGTCGGCCCGGAACATCGCCGAGCGCGACGGCCATGACGCCCGGGTGGCGCAGCAACGCTCCGAACGGCGCCGGCAGGCCGTGCAGGAGTCGGAACGGCACTCCCGGCTGCTGCTGTCGATGTCCGAGTCGCTGACCGCCACCACCACTGTGGACAGCGTGATCGAGGTGGTGCAGCACGCCGCGATCAGTTATCTCGGCGCCACCACCGCACGGTTCGAGCTGGACGGCTTCCCACTGCTGATCGACGCCGGCACGGACGACGGACAGCGCTCGCTGCCGGTGCCGTTGTCCGGCGGTCTGCCCGGCCATCTCACGCTCAGCTGGGCCACCCCGGAGGAGGCGCGGCGCTGGATCGGCTCGAACGGGACCGTGAACCGGATCGAGGAGACCGTCGCCGCTCTGGCCCACTACGCGTCCACCGCACTGGACCGGGCGATCCTGCTTCAGGAACGCCGGAGCGCGGCGGCGACCCTCCAGCACGCGATGCTGACCACCCTGCCGACCCGGCCCGACATGGAGCTGGAGGCCCGGTACGTGCCCGCGGCCAGCGCCAACCAGGTCGGCGGCGACTGGTACGACGCGGTGGTGATCGAGGACCCGGCGGGGACAGCGGCCGAGACACCGGTCGAGGCTCTGGTCGAAGCTCCGGCCGAGATCCCCGCCGAGGCTCTGGCCGTGGTGATCGGCGACGTGGCCGGGCACGACATCGAGGCGGCGGCCACCATGGGCCAGGTGCGCAGCATCCTGCGCGGGCTGCTGGTCGACAGCCCTCGGCCGCCGGCGCAGATGATCGGCCGGCTCGACGCGGCGCTCGCCCGGCTCGGGATGCCCACGGCCTCGTCGCTGGTGCTGGCCGTGCTGCACCGGCACCCCGACGACCCGCAGGCATACCGTCTGTCCTGGGCGAACGCGGGACATCCCCATCCGCTGCTGGTGCGGGCGAACGGTGACGCGGAACTGCTCACCGGCGAGCCGGACCTACTGCTCGGCATTCCGTACGAGATGTCGCGCAGCACACGGCACGTGGACCTGTGGCCGGGCGACACCCTGATCCTCTACACCGACGGTCTGGTGCAGCGCCACGGGCGACGTCTGGCCGAGGGGCAGGAGCGGCTGATGGAGAGCGCGGCCGCCCACCACCTGCTGCCGCTCGGGGAGTCGCTCGACAACGTGCTGCAAGACCTGATCACCAACGCCCCGGACGACGACTGCGCGGTGCTCGCGGTGCGGCTGCTGCCTTTCTGA
- the htpX gene encoding zinc metalloprotease HtpX: MGHSHFNGLKTAVLLGGMSAFLLLIGGAFAGRTGLVIAFVIALGINAYGYWNSGKLAIRSMRARPVSEAEQPAMYRIVRELSNEARQPMPALYVSPTMAPNAFATGRNPRNAAVCCTEGILQILDERELRGVLGHELMHVYNRDILTASIAAALASAITFIANFAMFFGGGDDDERPNFAAMIAFSILGPLAAGVIQMAISRTREYDADEDGAKLTGDPLALASALRKLEMGTRQLPLPPERELVNASHMMIANPFRGGGVAKLFATHPPMADRIARLEAMAGYRR, translated from the coding sequence ATGGGTCATAGTCATTTCAACGGACTCAAGACCGCCGTCCTGCTGGGCGGCATGTCGGCGTTTCTGCTGCTGATCGGCGGGGCCTTCGCCGGGCGCACGGGCCTGGTCATCGCCTTCGTCATCGCACTGGGCATCAACGCCTACGGGTACTGGAACTCCGGCAAGCTGGCGATCAGGTCGATGCGGGCCCGCCCGGTCAGCGAGGCCGAGCAGCCCGCCATGTACCGGATCGTGCGGGAGCTCTCGAACGAGGCACGGCAGCCGATGCCCGCGCTGTACGTGTCCCCGACGATGGCTCCCAATGCCTTCGCCACCGGCCGCAACCCGCGAAACGCCGCGGTCTGCTGCACCGAGGGCATCCTCCAGATCCTCGACGAGCGGGAGCTGCGCGGTGTGCTGGGCCACGAGCTCATGCACGTCTACAACCGCGACATCCTCACCGCGTCGATCGCGGCGGCCCTGGCCAGCGCGATCACCTTCATCGCCAACTTCGCCATGTTCTTCGGCGGTGGTGACGACGACGAGCGGCCGAACTTCGCGGCCATGATCGCCTTCTCGATCCTCGGCCCGCTCGCGGCGGGTGTGATCCAGATGGCCATCAGCCGCACCCGGGAGTACGACGCCGACGAAGACGGCGCCAAGCTCACCGGCGACCCGCTGGCGCTGGCCTCGGCCCTGCGCAAGCTGGAGATGGGCACCCGGCAGCTGCCGCTCCCGCCCGAGCGGGAGCTGGTCAACGCCAGCCACATGATGATCGCCAACCCGTTCCGCGGTGGCGGCGTGGCCAAGCTCTTCGCCACGCACCCGCCGATGGCCGACCGCATCGCCCGTCTGGAGGCGATGGCCGGCTACCGCCGCTGA
- a CDS encoding STAS domain-containing protein, with translation MNEKSGPRPPRHLHSVQPVGLAARARAEGAAAHGDVAVYDQDGAVVVLLRGTIDIGQAQELEEAGGYAIEKQIPILVDVRHVEMIDSVGISFLVRVAASIRSHGRTITLCGPAPLVEEMLSVAGAAPLFTWVEGRPGPSGMATP, from the coding sequence ATGAACGAGAAATCTGGCCCGCGGCCACCGCGTCACCTCCACTCGGTCCAGCCGGTCGGCCTGGCGGCGCGGGCCCGGGCCGAAGGCGCCGCGGCGCACGGTGACGTGGCGGTCTACGACCAGGACGGTGCGGTGGTCGTGCTGCTGCGCGGAACCATCGACATCGGTCAGGCGCAGGAGCTGGAGGAGGCGGGCGGCTATGCCATCGAGAAGCAGATCCCGATCCTCGTCGACGTCCGGCACGTCGAGATGATCGACTCGGTCGGCATCTCCTTCCTGGTGCGGGTGGCGGCCTCGATCCGCTCGCACGGCCGCACCATCACCCTGTGCGGCCCGGCCCCGCTGGTCGAGGAGATGCTCTCGGTCGCGGGTGCCGCCCCGTTGTTCACCTGGGTGGAGGGGCGTCCCGGCCCGAGCGGGATGGCCACGCCCTGA
- a CDS encoding NADH-quinone oxidoreductase subunit N: protein MVITSLTGVPAIDAVALLPVVAPVVALLLVLLIDAVRPGGTRLRPLADLTALAGLLTAAGGVAHLALDGADRSTACSGGLVVSSGVARTSPNPDDYGFGCSFVVSDLTLAVQAIVLLAAVACLLLAIDGPGARDRTAHHALLLAAVAGATALAGARDLATLTVALETATLPTVGLIALRRDAQGAQAAVTMLLTAVASLGLLLLGVGLLFLATGSLYLSRIAAVLSLNPGRPVLVVAVAGVTLGIAGIGFKVSLVPFHLWTPDTYAGAPLPVAAFLSTVSKTAGLTAMAVLLGVGLPPLHEVWAPLIGVLAALTMTVGNLVALRQKVVVRLLAWSTVAQAGWVLLPFAAVGPSRDSLREAAASALGYLLAYVVAGLAVFAVVVLVARHHRAGEEHTLDAYRGLGRTEPVASAVLVFALTCLAGLPPGVMGLVAKVIALRPVVDAGLWPVAVVAALNVALALAYYLRWSALLVVAPGPGRTPPRWRVRPAEGIVLGAAAAGCLGLSAGAQLIAGLLPGLPQ from the coding sequence ATGGTGATCACCAGCCTGACCGGGGTGCCCGCGATCGACGCGGTCGCGCTGCTGCCGGTCGTCGCGCCGGTCGTGGCCCTCCTGCTGGTGCTGCTGATCGACGCGGTGCGGCCGGGCGGCACCCGGCTGCGGCCGCTCGCCGACCTGACCGCCCTGGCCGGGCTGCTGACCGCCGCGGGCGGCGTGGCGCACCTGGCGCTGGACGGAGCCGACCGGTCCACGGCCTGTTCCGGCGGGCTGGTGGTGAGCAGCGGGGTGGCGCGCACCTCGCCGAACCCGGACGACTACGGCTTCGGCTGCTCCTTCGTGGTGTCCGACCTGACCCTGGCGGTGCAGGCGATCGTGCTGCTGGCGGCCGTGGCCTGCCTGCTGCTGGCGATCGACGGCCCGGGCGCCCGGGACCGCACCGCCCACCACGCCCTGCTGCTGGCGGCCGTCGCCGGGGCCACCGCCCTGGCCGGGGCCCGCGACCTGGCCACCCTGACCGTCGCCCTGGAGACCGCCACCCTGCCCACGGTCGGCCTGATCGCGTTGCGGCGTGACGCCCAGGGCGCCCAGGCCGCCGTCACCATGCTGCTCACCGCGGTCGCCTCGCTCGGCCTGCTGCTGCTCGGCGTCGGCCTGCTGTTCCTGGCCACCGGCTCGCTCTACCTGTCCCGGATCGCCGCCGTGCTGTCGCTGAACCCCGGCCGGCCGGTGCTCGTGGTGGCCGTGGCGGGTGTGACCCTGGGCATCGCGGGCATCGGGTTCAAGGTCTCCCTGGTGCCGTTCCACCTGTGGACGCCGGACACCTACGCGGGCGCCCCGCTCCCGGTCGCCGCGTTCCTGTCCACGGTCTCCAAGACGGCCGGGCTGACCGCCATGGCCGTGCTCCTGGGCGTCGGGCTGCCGCCGCTGCACGAGGTGTGGGCCCCGCTGATCGGGGTGCTGGCCGCGCTGACCATGACCGTCGGCAACCTGGTGGCGCTGCGCCAGAAGGTGGTGGTGCGGTTGCTGGCCTGGTCCACCGTGGCCCAGGCGGGCTGGGTGCTGCTGCCGTTCGCGGCGGTCGGCCCCTCGCGCGACAGCCTGCGTGAGGCCGCCGCCTCGGCCCTCGGCTACCTGCTGGCCTACGTGGTGGCGGGCCTGGCGGTCTTCGCCGTGGTGGTGCTGGTGGCCCGGCACCACCGGGCCGGCGAGGAGCACACCCTGGACGCCTACCGGGGCCTGGGCCGCACCGAGCCGGTGGCGAGCGCCGTGCTGGTGTTCGCCCTGACCTGCCTGGCCGGGTTGCCGCCGGGGGTGATGGGGCTGGTCGCCAAGGTGATCGCGCTGCGGCCGGTGGTGGACGCCGGGCTCTGGCCGGTCGCCGTGGTCGCCGCCCTGAACGTGGCCCTGGCCCTGGCCTACTACCTGCGCTGGAGCGCCCTGCTGGTGGTGGCGCCGGGACCCGGCCGCACCCCGCCGCGCTGGCGGGTACGCCCGGCCGAGGGAATCGTGCTGGGCGCCGCGGCCGCGGGCTGCCTCGGGCTGTCGGCCGGCGCTCAGCTGATCGCGGGCCTGCTGCCGGGCCTGCCGCAGTGA
- a CDS encoding glycosyl hydrolase, producing MRATPPDDERRPGPSGTGRHAAPAADAGTGQSPSAQTNPLPSGDGARWTQQREPQDARTEGAEQPPGTGAGTPPAPPGGPNKKLLGAGAAVVVLLLVAVIFAVSRGSDDGDGTATPTTSASATATASDGTEYGVFRQTSADDVASFEEWLGADVSYVVDFSARATWDNIANPDYLLEEWQNTPYRLVYAVPMLPDDDTGASVKSGANGDYDAYFRTLAQNLVKYGQSDAVLRVGWEFNLTDWAWSTDDSDSWKSYYRSIVEAMRSVDGANFTFDWNVNNGSNTYDAVDYYPGDDVVDYVGVDAYDVSGVAYPYPDDCDSACYVKHQKQAWDESIYGGDRGLEFWSGFAQEHDKQLSIPEWGCWARTDGIGGHDDPDYIQRMYDFITDPDNNVAYAAYFEYDYSDGEGGQHSLEQSFPNSGTLFKKLFQSLYATSSAA from the coding sequence ATGCGTGCCACGCCCCCCGACGACGAGCGCCGTCCCGGGCCGTCCGGCACCGGCCGGCACGCGGCCCCCGCCGCCGACGCCGGCACCGGGCAGTCCCCGTCCGCCCAGACCAACCCGCTGCCGTCCGGCGACGGCGCCCGGTGGACGCAGCAGCGCGAGCCGCAGGACGCACGCACCGAGGGGGCGGAGCAGCCGCCCGGAACCGGTGCCGGCACTCCCCCGGCGCCGCCCGGCGGCCCGAACAAGAAGCTGCTGGGCGCCGGCGCGGCCGTCGTCGTCCTCCTGCTGGTCGCCGTGATCTTCGCGGTCAGCAGGGGCTCGGACGACGGGGACGGCACCGCCACCCCGACCACCTCGGCGAGCGCCACCGCGACCGCCTCGGACGGCACCGAGTACGGCGTGTTCCGGCAGACCAGCGCCGACGACGTGGCGTCGTTCGAGGAGTGGCTGGGGGCGGACGTCAGCTACGTGGTGGACTTCTCCGCCCGGGCCACCTGGGACAACATCGCCAACCCGGACTACCTGCTCGAGGAGTGGCAGAACACGCCGTACCGGCTCGTGTACGCCGTGCCGATGCTGCCCGACGACGACACCGGCGCCAGCGTGAAGTCCGGCGCGAACGGTGACTACGACGCCTACTTCCGCACCCTGGCGCAGAACCTGGTGAAGTACGGCCAGTCAGACGCCGTGCTGCGGGTCGGCTGGGAGTTCAACCTGACCGACTGGGCCTGGTCGACCGACGACTCGGACAGCTGGAAGTCCTACTACCGCAGCATCGTCGAGGCCATGCGCTCGGTGGACGGCGCGAACTTCACCTTCGACTGGAACGTCAACAACGGCTCGAACACCTACGACGCGGTGGACTACTACCCCGGTGACGACGTGGTCGACTACGTCGGGGTGGACGCCTACGACGTGTCCGGCGTCGCCTACCCGTACCCGGACGACTGCGACAGCGCCTGCTACGTGAAGCACCAGAAGCAGGCCTGGGACGAGTCGATCTACGGCGGCGACCGCGGCCTGGAGTTCTGGTCGGGCTTCGCCCAGGAGCACGACAAGCAGCTCAGCATCCCGGAGTGGGGTTGCTGGGCCCGCACCGACGGCATCGGCGGGCACGACGACCCGGACTACATTCAGCGGATGTACGACTTCATCACCGACCCGGACAACAATGTGGCGTACGCCGCCTACTTCGAGTACGACTACAGTGACGGCGAGGGCGGCCAGCACAGTCTGGAACAGTCGTTCCCGAACAGCGGCACACTGTTCAAGAAACTTTTCCAGTCGCTCTACGCGACGTCATCGGCGGCGTGA
- a CDS encoding dioxygenase family protein has protein sequence MTTTVDPTAPGAAFDAFLPGALATSRAQRSWTPGDGALPALYLSHGAPPLFDDGPWMDQLHAWALKMPKPKSILIISAHWESAPLSLSSPVANTPLVYDFGGFAQRYFEMRYGTPDSTALADLVTSVMPDVETVHRHNNRGLDHGAWVPLKVMYPHGDVPVLQLSIPTHDPAKLMELGRRLRPLREQGVLIIGSGFMTHGLPFLTREAFAGKIPGWSADFDSWAQETLARGDVDTLMNYLNRAPGLPYSHPTVEHFVPAFITLGAASNPEAPVTTTIEGYMWGLSKRSFQVA, from the coding sequence ATGACGACCACGGTGGATCCCACGGCGCCCGGCGCGGCGTTCGATGCCTTCCTTCCCGGGGCGCTGGCCACCAGCCGGGCGCAGCGGTCCTGGACCCCCGGCGACGGAGCCCTCCCGGCGCTCTACCTGTCCCACGGCGCACCCCCGCTGTTCGACGACGGCCCGTGGATGGACCAGCTGCACGCCTGGGCGCTGAAGATGCCCAAGCCGAAGAGCATCCTGATCATCAGCGCGCACTGGGAGTCGGCGCCGCTGAGCCTGTCCAGCCCGGTCGCGAACACCCCGCTGGTCTACGACTTCGGCGGCTTCGCGCAGCGCTACTTCGAGATGCGTTACGGCACACCGGACTCCACTGCCCTGGCCGACCTGGTGACGTCGGTGATGCCCGACGTGGAGACCGTGCACCGGCACAACAACCGCGGCCTCGACCACGGTGCCTGGGTTCCGCTGAAGGTGATGTACCCGCACGGTGACGTGCCGGTGCTCCAGCTCAGCATCCCGACCCACGACCCGGCGAAGCTGATGGAGCTGGGCCGCCGCCTGCGCCCGCTGCGGGAGCAGGGCGTGCTGATCATCGGGTCCGGCTTCATGACCCACGGCCTGCCGTTCCTGACCCGTGAGGCGTTCGCCGGCAAGATCCCCGGCTGGTCGGCCGACTTCGACTCCTGGGCGCAGGAGACGCTGGCCCGCGGCGACGTGGACACGCTGATGAACTACCTGAACCGGGCCCCCGGCCTGCCCTACTCGCACCCCACGGTCGAGCACTTCGTGCCCGCGTTCATCACCCTGGGCGCGGCCTCGAACCCGGAGGCCCCGGTCACCACCACCATCGAGGGCTACATGTGGGGCCTGTCGAAGCGGTCGTTCCAGGTGGCCTGA
- a CDS encoding complex I subunit 4 family protein codes for MSVEWLLPAIVLVPLGGAPLLLCLRLPDRAAAWFGVAAGTVTLLLGGWATFVAWDRGLGRMQLEVRTEWVPALGVQVHLGADGVSAPLILLTALLAVLVCAHLVRVRPEHGQVRLLVVCVLAVTGGALATFTAMDLLLFFIAFETVLIPMWFVIGVWGDTRAGGEAARRDAASRFVLYTATGSALMLLGIVLVIVRAGTSDLTELIARGGAGLSATTQTVAAVLIVLGLAVKTPIWPLHTWLPPAHTIAPTAGSVLLAGVLLKLGTYGLVRVAVPVLPAGTANVAPWLGGFAVVGIVWAGLACLAERDLKRLVALSSVAHMGFVLLGVASMTSTGLQGALYANIAHGVVSALLFFVVGALKDRHHSADLAVLGPGLRDRLPRLGRLLTLGAVAGLGLPGLAVFWGELLAIAGAWQSATLGPLGRPFAVLAAIGTAIAAAYWLRVLRLLWQGTPAPGPHTMGDATRHESAVTLPLVVTTVALGLVPGPLLAATAGVVRLILPGGGVMP; via the coding sequence ATGAGCGTGGAATGGCTGCTGCCGGCGATCGTGCTGGTGCCGCTCGGCGGGGCGCCGCTCCTGCTCTGCCTGCGCCTGCCCGACCGGGCCGCCGCCTGGTTCGGTGTCGCGGCCGGCACCGTCACCCTGCTGCTCGGTGGCTGGGCCACCTTCGTGGCCTGGGACCGGGGGCTGGGCCGGATGCAGCTGGAGGTGCGCACCGAGTGGGTGCCCGCCCTCGGGGTTCAGGTGCATCTGGGCGCGGACGGTGTGAGTGCCCCCCTGATCCTGCTCACCGCCCTGCTCGCGGTGCTGGTCTGCGCCCACCTGGTCCGGGTGCGGCCGGAACACGGCCAGGTGCGGCTGCTGGTGGTCTGCGTGCTCGCGGTCACCGGCGGGGCCCTGGCCACCTTCACCGCGATGGACCTGCTGCTGTTCTTCATCGCCTTCGAGACGGTGCTGATCCCGATGTGGTTCGTGATCGGGGTCTGGGGCGACACCCGGGCCGGGGGCGAGGCCGCCCGCCGCGACGCCGCCTCCCGCTTCGTGCTCTACACCGCCACCGGCTCGGCCCTGATGCTGCTCGGGATCGTCCTGGTGATCGTCCGGGCCGGCACCTCCGACCTGACCGAGCTGATCGCCCGTGGCGGCGCCGGGCTGTCGGCCACCACCCAGACCGTCGCGGCCGTGCTGATCGTGCTGGGGCTGGCGGTGAAGACACCGATCTGGCCGTTGCACACCTGGCTGCCCCCGGCCCACACGATCGCCCCGACCGCCGGATCGGTGCTGCTCGCCGGGGTCCTGCTGAAGCTCGGCACCTACGGCCTGGTGCGGGTGGCGGTGCCGGTGCTGCCGGCCGGCACGGCGAACGTGGCGCCCTGGCTCGGCGGGTTCGCCGTGGTCGGCATCGTCTGGGCCGGCCTGGCCTGCCTGGCCGAGCGCGACCTGAAGCGCCTGGTCGCCCTGTCCTCGGTGGCGCACATGGGATTCGTGCTGCTCGGCGTGGCCTCGATGACGTCGACCGGTCTCCAGGGCGCGCTCTACGCCAACATCGCTCACGGCGTGGTGAGCGCCCTGCTGTTCTTCGTCGTCGGGGCGCTGAAGGACCGGCACCACAGCGCCGACCTGGCGGTGCTCGGCCCGGGCCTGCGCGACCGGCTGCCCCGGCTGGGACGGCTGCTCACCCTGGGCGCCGTGGCCGGGCTGGGACTGCCCGGCCTGGCGGTGTTCTGGGGTGAGCTGCTGGCGATCGCCGGGGCCTGGCAGTCCGCCACGCTCGGCCCGCTCGGCCGTCCCTTCGCCGTGCTCGCGGCGATCGGCACGGCGATCGCCGCCGCCTACTGGCTGCGGGTGCTGCGCCTGCTCTGGCAGGGCACCCCCGCCCCCGGCCCGCACACGATGGGCGACGCCACCCGGCACGAGTCCGCCGTCACCCTGCCCCTGGTCGTGACCACCGTCGCGCTCGGCCTGGTGCCCGGCCCGCTGCTGGCCGCCACCGCCGGCGTGGTCCGGCTGATCCTGCCCGGCGGGGGAGTGATGCCCTGA
- a CDS encoding NUDIX domain-containing protein — translation MTTGETATPLPTLADDLLTEGVPEAEFNPGIASRLPAKNVAGAALFRNERGEILLVEPIYKPTWIMPGGAVEENEDPRLGCRRELAEELGLDLEPGRLLVVDWVPRHGVWRDQLQFVFDCGVLDAGQVAALTLQESELRAAHFVAPADLARTPLTPSLARRLGQALTALERGTTEYTTYGRLGR, via the coding sequence GTGACCACCGGCGAAACCGCGACCCCTCTGCCCACCCTGGCCGACGACCTGCTCACCGAGGGGGTGCCGGAGGCCGAGTTCAACCCGGGCATCGCCTCCCGGCTGCCGGCCAAGAACGTGGCGGGGGCCGCGCTGTTCCGCAACGAGCGGGGCGAGATCCTGCTGGTCGAGCCGATCTACAAGCCCACCTGGATCATGCCCGGCGGCGCGGTGGAGGAGAACGAGGACCCGCGGCTGGGCTGCCGCCGGGAACTGGCCGAGGAGCTGGGGCTGGACCTGGAGCCCGGCCGGCTGCTGGTGGTCGACTGGGTGCCACGGCACGGCGTGTGGCGCGACCAGTTGCAGTTCGTGTTCGACTGCGGGGTGCTGGACGCCGGGCAGGTGGCCGCGCTGACCCTTCAGGAGAGCGAGCTGCGGGCAGCGCATTTCGTCGCCCCGGCCGACCTCGCCCGCACCCCGCTCACGCCGTCGCTGGCCCGCCGGCTGGGGCAGGCGCTGACCGCGCTGGAGCGGGGCACGACCGAGTACACGACCTACGGCCGGCTGGGCCGATAA
- a CDS encoding NADH-quinone oxidoreductase subunit 5 family protein: MTESAAVLTVVLPAVASVLGLWLGGGPGRRGWATDWAVLGALGTLVAAVTEAVLVGRDGEVASIGFLGRAQLGSLTIGLDLRADQLSAAVAVLVALVAFCVQLYSTAYLAEPEPEPEPEFEHGTGTAPVRYPAYAATVSMFTAAMMLVIHSGDLVLLLIGWEAMGLASYLLIGHHSERESARAAAMKAFLITRVGDIGVVLAVVVLIAEAGSTSIAELNRAATENEIGHGTVLAAGLLMLAGVIGKSAQFPLHTWLPDAMEGPTPVSALIHAATMVAAGVFLLARLLPLYLTVPGALQTGAVLASVSMVGAALAALAQTDLKRLLAYSTISQVAYMLGAVCVASDRELGSGDPVGLAAPGVVHLLSHGAFKALLFLVAGCVVHLVGSTALADMGGLWRTHRALAVLFGIGLLGLAGIPPFGGFWSKEAVLSAADQAAHAGTWVGWTVLVAGVLTIVLTGLYAGRAWAIVAMGDPPATGTTSETVDDEGPHRVPAAMMLPLYLLAVPTVGFGLLLIHPPPLLRGLEIEPGTAITGALLALSGVGWAVSAPRLGTPDIAVALPARTRAALLGAFGLDAVIRVLVVRPVLALVRLVRAAEYDVVDAYVRGVRPATAFAGILLRLAQTGLATGYAAWVFAGAVVITVAGMVLT, encoded by the coding sequence ATGACCGAGTCCGCCGCCGTGCTGACCGTCGTGCTGCCGGCCGTCGCCTCGGTGCTCGGCCTGTGGCTGGGCGGTGGCCCCGGCCGGCGCGGCTGGGCCACCGACTGGGCCGTGCTCGGCGCGCTCGGCACCCTGGTCGCCGCGGTCACCGAGGCGGTGCTGGTCGGCCGCGACGGCGAGGTCGCCTCGATCGGTTTCCTCGGCCGCGCCCAGCTCGGAAGCCTGACCATCGGCCTGGACCTGCGGGCCGATCAGCTGTCCGCCGCCGTCGCCGTGCTGGTGGCCCTGGTCGCGTTCTGCGTGCAGCTCTACTCCACGGCCTACCTGGCCGAACCCGAACCCGAACCCGAACCCGAATTCGAGCACGGCACCGGCACAGCACCTGTCCGCTACCCGGCCTACGCCGCCACCGTCTCGATGTTCACCGCCGCGATGATGCTGGTGATCCACTCCGGCGACCTGGTGCTGCTGCTGATCGGCTGGGAGGCCATGGGCCTGGCCTCGTACCTGCTGATCGGTCACCACAGCGAGCGGGAGAGCGCCCGGGCCGCGGCGATGAAGGCCTTCCTGATCACCCGGGTCGGCGACATCGGCGTGGTACTGGCCGTGGTGGTGCTGATCGCCGAGGCCGGGTCCACGTCGATCGCCGAGCTCAACCGGGCGGCCACCGAGAACGAGATCGGCCACGGCACGGTGCTGGCCGCCGGGCTGCTGATGCTGGCCGGCGTGATCGGCAAGTCGGCCCAGTTCCCGCTGCACACCTGGCTTCCCGACGCGATGGAGGGCCCGACCCCGGTCTCCGCGCTGATCCACGCCGCCACGATGGTGGCCGCCGGGGTGTTCCTGCTGGCCCGGCTGCTGCCGCTGTACCTGACCGTGCCCGGGGCGCTCCAGACCGGTGCGGTGCTGGCCTCGGTCAGCATGGTCGGCGCGGCGCTGGCGGCGCTCGCCCAGACCGACCTGAAACGCCTGCTGGCCTACTCCACGATCAGCCAGGTCGCCTACATGCTCGGCGCGGTGTGCGTGGCCTCGGACCGTGAGCTGGGATCCGGTGACCCGGTGGGACTGGCCGCGCCGGGCGTCGTCCATCTGCTCTCGCACGGGGCCTTCAAGGCGCTGCTGTTCCTGGTCGCGGGCTGCGTGGTGCACCTGGTCGGCTCGACGGCGCTCGCCGACATGGGCGGGCTCTGGCGCACCCACCGGGCCCTGGCCGTGCTGTTCGGGATCGGGCTGCTGGGCCTGGCCGGCATCCCGCCGTTCGGTGGCTTCTGGTCGAAGGAGGCCGTGCTGTCGGCTGCCGACCAGGCCGCCCACGCCGGCACCTGGGTGGGCTGGACGGTGCTGGTGGCGGGCGTTCTCACGATCGTGCTGACCGGCCTGTACGCGGGCCGGGCCTGGGCGATCGTGGCGATGGGCGACCCACCGGCGACCGGGACCACGAGCGAAACGGTGGACGACGAGGGCCCGCACCGCGTGCCCGCCGCGATGATGCTGCCGCTGTACCTCCTGGCCGTCCCGACGGTCGGGTTCGGCCTGCTGCTGATCCACCCGCCGCCGTTGCTGCGCGGCCTGGAGATCGAGCCGGGCACCGCGATCACCGGTGCGCTGCTGGCACTCTCGGGTGTGGGCTGGGCGGTGTCGGCGCCCCGGCTGGGCACCCCCGACATCGCCGTGGCCCTGCCCGCCCGCACCCGCGCCGCGCTGCTGGGCGCCTTCGGTCTCGACGCGGTGATCCGGGTGCTGGTGGTGCGGCCGGTGCTGGCCCTGGTGCGGCTGGTGCGGGCCGCCGAGTACGACGTCGTCGACGCCTACGTGCGCGGCGTCCGGCCCGCCACGGCGTTCGCCGGGATCCTGCTGCGCCTGGCCCAGACCGGCCTGGCCACCGGCTACGCGGCCTGGGTGTTCGCCGGCGCGGTCGTGATCACGGTGGCCGGGATGGTGCTGACATGA